From Hoplias malabaricus isolate fHopMal1 chromosome 11, fHopMal1.hap1, whole genome shotgun sequence, a single genomic window includes:
- the LOC136709489 gene encoding protein mono-ADP-ribosyltransferase PARP12-like, which yields MSHSLSTFIYQAVCQNAASLEFKSLDQILRQSLNVADEVLLEVLTDCDKFVIVEGKEKTGDRLLKPDSVILAKTSLRICRTPVGQCVDCRDLHLCRYFVCGNCRFGAKCKNGHVTDSPHNSVLLNREALQNIGKSDLFQLLLQNDPYLLPEVCSHYNKGSGEHGNCKYEKSCTSLHICQHFLQDDCRFGADCKRAHSFDATAMKILNGRGLSPENINNFCKIYKHKFLISSYKLEVVVFPLKEKPAVPSTAASECSRQSSSRPVSEIDSNEICLFFIRRGCSFKDKCIRVHYHLPYKWQVLEKDGKTWKDLHNGEEIEKSFCNPANDVSPGPQSVIFASMTCGRAVVRRLSTASSVTKPPNFILTTKWHWYWKNDQGVWTEYGQGMDTEHATPLTSETLENIYHAEPHSEIPVSSEKHKYIISLKDMYQQNILYKTRREIRRRPQFVSALEVERNLKCEKSSSSTVAVPAHWNREALPDFSFKLVDLSKTDAEFLMVEKLFKQTMPNHTILGIQRNQNSSLWKVFQWQKEQMKQRNGERDVDERLLFHGTNPSLIEAICEQNFDWRVCGLHATLYGKGSYFARDASYSDNYINSSNNFKKMFVARVLVGHYTCGHQTFVRPPAKTPGKGFYDSCVDSKNNPSIFVVFEKYQIYPEFIIEYGPEVSRCLIS from the exons atgtctcactctctgtccacGTTTATTTACCAGGCAGTTTGCCAGAATGCGGCTAGTTTAGAGTTTAAAAGTCTTGACCAGATTTTACGTCAAAGTTTGAATGTGGCGGATGAAGTCCTTCTGGAAGTTCTCACCGACTGCGACAAGTTCGTCATTGTCGAAGGTAAAGAGAAGACTGGAGACAGGCTTTTGAAACCCGACAGTGTAATTCTCGCTAAAACCTCACTCCGAATTTGCCGGACTCCtgttggtcagtgtgtggactGTCGGGATCTACATCTCTGCAGATATTTTGTGTGTGGAAACTGCAGATTTGG AGCGAAATGCAAGAATGGCCATGTGACAGATTCTCCTCATAACTCTGTTCTCCTGAACAGAGAAGCGCTCCAGAACATTGGGAAGTCAGATCTTTTTCAGTTGTTGCTGCAGAATGACCCGTACTTATTGCCAGAG GTATGCTCCCATTATAATAAAGGGAGTGGAGAACATGGCAACTGTAAATATGAGAAGTCCTGCACCAGCCTGCACATCTGTCAGCACTTCCTGCAGGACGATTGCAGATTTGGAGCTGATTGCAAGAGGGCTCATTCATTTGATGCCACCGCTATGAAAATCCTGAATGGAAGAGGACTCAGCCCAGAAAATATTAACAACTTTTGCAAGATTTATAAACACAAATTTCTGATCTCTTCTTACAAATTAGAAGTGGTTGTTTTTCCTCTGAAAGAGAAACCTGCTGTTCCCAGTACAG CTGCAAGTGAATGTTCAAGGCAGAGCTCCAGTAGACCAGTGAGTGAAATAGACTCAAATGAGATCTGTCTCTTTTTCATCCGCAGAGGATGCAGTTTTAAAG ataaatGCATCCGTGTTCATTACCACCTGCCCTATAAATGGCAAGTTTTAGAAAAGGATGGAAAGACATGGAAAGACTTGCACAATGGAGAGGAAATTGAGAAGTCTTTTTGTAACCCAGCTAATGATGTGAG TCCAGGGCCTCAGTCAGTGATTTTTGCCTCAATGACCTGTGGACGGGCAGTGGTTCGTCGTCTGTCAACAGCATCTTCTGTCACCAAACCTCCAAACTTTATCCTGACCACTAAGTGGCACTGGTACTGGAAGAATGACCAAGGAGTGTGGACCGAATATGGCCAAGGC ATGGATACAGAGCATGCAACACCTCTCACTTCTGAGACGTTGGAGAACATTTACCATGCTGAACCTCACAGTGAAATTCCTGTCAGTTCTgagaaacataaatatataatctcCCTAAAAG ATATGTACCAGCAAAACATTCTCTACAAAACCAGGAGAGAGATCAGGAGAAGGCCACAATTTGTTTCTGCTCTCGAGGTTGAGAGAAATCTGAAATG TGAAAAGTCCAGTTCTTCCACCGTAGCAGTTCCTGCTCATTGGAATAGAGAGGCGCTGCCTGACTTCTCTTTCAAG TTGGTTGACTTGTCTAAGACTGATGCTGAATTCCTCATGGTGGAGAAGTTGTTCAAACAGACCATGCCCAACCACACCATCCTTGGCATTCAGAGAAACCAGAACAGTTCTCTGTGGAAGGTATTCCAATG GCAGAAAGAGCAGATGAAGCagaggaatggagagagagatgtggatgAAAGACTCTTGTTCCATGGCACTAATCCATCTCTCATAGAGGCTATCTGTGAGCAGAACTTTGATTGGAGGGTCTGCGGACTTCATGCCACGTTATACGGCAAAG GGAGTTATTTTGCCAGAGATGCTTCCTACTCCGATAATTACATTAACTCTTCAAACAACTTCAAAAAGATGTTTGTGGCACGAGTTCTGGTGGGTCACTACACCTGCGGCCACCAAACCTTTGTCCGTCCACCTGCTAAAACACCAGGAAAAGGCTTTTACGACAGTTGCGTTGATAGCAAAAATAATCCaagcatttttgttgtttttgagaAGTACCAGATCTACCCTGAGTTCATCATTGAGTATGGTCCAGAGGTGTCAAGATGTTTGATTTCATGA
- the LOC136709490 gene encoding protein mono-ADP-ribosyltransferase PARP12-like, with the protein MARLEKDFSGLMARMSECRLELEPGRGSPPLLSAVTPLRVCGKSESDCGDCGQLHICRYLVCGNCKFGSKCKNSHDLKSPHNSSLLRKNNLHGLRDTQLFQLLLQNDPSLLPEVCSHYNKGNGEHGSCKYETSCTSLHLCLHFLQDDCKFGAACKRAHSLDSTAMKMLNGRGFSQENIHNLHKIYKNKFLLAGKNDKPAPKGPEKVSKQAKRLHSSNSVSEADRNEICLFFVRKGCSFKEKCVRVHHNLPYKWELLAKDGVTWMPLPYEEHTEKAYCNPANDMSSGPQPVNFDKMTCGGSAVRRLSTASSVTKPPHFVLTTEWLWYWKNEQGSWTEYGYGDDALNVSPLNSKALENLYLAEIETEIPFSVGNHDYVLNLKDMYQQNLRYKTVRQVRRRPRFVSAQDVKSKLKSDSQANSSSSEDVPAHWDTCTPGFTYQIINLSNTAPEYKRVSLLFKHTMPTSTIHNIRRVQNPSLWKVFQWQKQQMKERNGGSEVDERYLFHGTDQSLIEAICEHNFDWRVCGVHGTLYGKGSYFARDAKYSDRYAKSRGNSKTIFVALVLVGEFIKGNSSYVRPPQKKSKKAFYDSCVDNEANPAIFVVFEKYQIYPEYIIDYT; encoded by the exons ATGGCGAGGCTGGAGAAGGATTTCTCGGGGCTGATGGCACGGATGTCCGAGTGTAGGCTCGAGCTGGAGCCGGGTCGGGGCTCTCCGCCGCTGCTATCCGCTGTCACCCCGCTGCGAGTCTGCGGCAAATCCGAGTCTGACTGCGGAGACTGCGGGCAACTGCACATCTGCAGATACCTTGTGTGCGGAAACTGCAAGTTCGG ATCTAAATGCAAAAACTCCCATGATTTGAAGTCACCACATAATTCTTCACTCCTGAGGAAAAATAATCTTCATGGCCTTAGAGATACACAATTGTTCCAACTTCTGCTGCAAAATGACCCTTCACTTCTTCCCGAG GTGTGCTCCCACTATAACAAAGGCAACGGAGAACATGGCAGTTGTAAATATGAGACATCCTGCACCAGCCTGCACCTCTGCCTGCACTTTCTACAGGACGACTGCAAATTTGGAGCTGCCTGTAAGCGAGCACATTCACTTGATTCCACAGCCATGAAAATGCTAAATGGAAGAGGATTCAGCCAAGAGAATATTCACAACCTTCATAAAATATACAAGAATAAGTTTCTGCTCGCTGGGAAGAATGACAAACCTGCGCCTAAAGGACCAGAGAAAG TTAGCAAACAGGCCAAAAGGCTGCATTCCAGCAACTCAGTGAGTGAAGCTGACCGTAATGAAATCTGCCTATTTTTTGTTCGCAAAGGATGCAGTTTCAAAG AGAAATGTGTCCGCGTTCACCACAATCTGCCTTACAAATGGGAGCTTTTGGCTAAGGATGGAGTTACATGGATGCCCTTGCCTTATGAAGAGCACACAGAGAAAGCCTACTGTAACCCAGCCAATGATATGAG CTCTGGACCTCAGCCAGTGAATTTTGACAAAATGACATGTGGAGGGTCAGCAGTTCGCCGACTTTCTACAGCATCCTCTGTTACCAAACCTCCACACTTTGTCTTGACCACTGAGTGGCTCTGGTACTGGAAGAATGAGCAAGGATCTTGGACTGAATATGGATATGGG GATGATGCGCTAAATGTGTCACCACTCAATTCAAAAGCCTTGGAAAATCTGTACCTTGCTGAAATTGAAACTGAAATACCATTCAGTGTGGGGAATCATGACTATGTGCTCAACCTGAAAG ATATGTATCAGCAGAACCTAAGATACAAGACCGTACGACAGGTCAGGAGAAGGCCTCGATTTGTTTCAGCTCAAGATGTTAAGAGTAAATTGAAAAG TGATTCCCAGGCAAACTCCAGTTCTTCTGAGGACGTACCTGCCCACTGGGATACCTGCACACCGGGATTCACCTACCAG ATTATTAATCTGTCAAATACTGCACCTGAATACAAAAGAGTGAGCTTACTGTTTAAACATACAATGCCCACAAGCACAATTCACAACATCAGGAGAGTGCAGAATCCTTCTCTGTGGAAGGTCTTTCAGTG GCAGAAACAACAGATGAAGGAGAGGAATGGAGGGAGTGAAGTGGATGAGCGTTACCTCTTCCATGGCACTGACCAGTCTTTAATAGAGGCCATCTGTGAGCACAACTTTGACTGGAGGGTCTGTGGAGTACATGGCACACTTTATGGGAAAG GAAGTTACTTTGCCAGAGATGCCAAATATTCGGACAGATATGCGAAATCCAGAGGTAACTCTAAGACCATCTTTGTTGCCCTCGTGCTCGTGGGGGAATTCATCAAGGGTAACAGCAGCTACGTCCGACCCCCacagaaaaagagcaaaaaggccTTTTATGACAGCTGCGTGGACAATGAGGCCAACCCTGCTATCTTTGTGGTCTTTGAGAAGTACCAGATTTATCCTGAGTACATAATTGACTACACTTAA